A single window of Microbispora hainanensis DNA harbors:
- a CDS encoding sugar kinase — MSTAAPGEERLPLGGPSMSERTGGLVTVGETMARLTAGRVGPLRHSSDMAVGIGGAESNVAIAVRRLGGSATWIGRVGADGFGDLVLRELRAEGLEVRGLVDDQAPTGLMVKERRTSSSLSVWYYRAGSAGSRLRPADVSEEAIARASLLHVTGITPALSDSAADAVRHAVRLARHHGLIVSFDVNYRSRLWTPEQAGKGLIDILRDSDVVFAGVEEAELFVSATDDPLDLAARLADLGPSQVIVKLGARGCAAVIDGRRLTRAAVPVDVLDPVGAGDAFVGGYLADLLAGEPPEVRLDTAVTVGAFACTVSGDWEGLPTRAELGLLARREDVTR; from the coding sequence GTGAGCACCGCAGCGCCGGGGGAGGAACGGCTCCCTCTCGGAGGGCCGTCCATGAGCGAGCGGACCGGGGGGCTCGTCACCGTGGGAGAGACCATGGCCCGGCTCACCGCCGGGCGCGTCGGGCCGTTGCGGCACTCCTCCGACATGGCCGTCGGCATCGGCGGCGCCGAGAGCAACGTGGCGATCGCGGTGCGGCGGCTCGGTGGTTCCGCCACCTGGATCGGCCGCGTGGGGGCGGACGGCTTCGGCGACCTGGTGCTGCGAGAGCTGCGGGCCGAGGGCCTGGAGGTGCGCGGCCTCGTCGACGACCAGGCGCCGACCGGGCTGATGGTGAAGGAACGGCGCACCAGTAGTTCGCTCAGCGTCTGGTACTACCGGGCGGGCAGCGCCGGATCGCGGCTGCGGCCCGCCGATGTGTCCGAGGAGGCCATCGCACGGGCCTCGCTCCTGCATGTCACCGGCATCACCCCCGCACTGTCGGACTCGGCCGCCGATGCCGTACGCCATGCGGTGAGGCTGGCCCGGCACCATGGCCTGATCGTCTCCTTCGACGTCAACTACCGCTCACGGCTGTGGACGCCCGAGCAGGCCGGCAAGGGACTGATCGACATCCTGCGCGACAGCGACGTGGTCTTCGCCGGCGTCGAGGAGGCCGAGCTGTTCGTGTCGGCCACGGACGACCCCCTCGACCTGGCTGCCCGGCTCGCCGATCTCGGCCCCTCCCAGGTGATCGTCAAACTGGGCGCGCGGGGCTGCGCCGCCGTCATCGACGGGCGCCGCCTGACGCGTGCCGCCGTACCGGTGGATGTCCTCGACCCGGTAGGGGCGGGGGACGCCTTCGTCGGCGGCTACTTGGCCGACCTGCTCGCCGGTGAGCCACCAGAGGTCCGGCTGGACACCGCCGTCACCGTCGGCGCGTTCGCCTGTACGGTCTCCGGCGACTGGGAGGGCCTGCCCACCCGGGCCGAGCTCGGTCTCCTCGCCCGCCGGGAGGACGTGACGCGCTGA
- a CDS encoding DMT family transporter: MSDNSRSSASSWLTLLLAGGFEIGYALSVGGSHGFTRLQWSLVAVVFFLLTLWALSVALRTIDVGIGYAVWAGIGAAGAALLGPIFFDETLTPVKALWLAIIIAGVVWLKLADRPENSREPSAGPQDAQGILAGKQKTHGAQL; this comes from the coding sequence ATGTCCGACAACAGCCGCTCATCGGCCAGCTCCTGGCTCACGCTCCTCCTCGCCGGAGGGTTCGAAATCGGGTACGCGCTCTCCGTCGGTGGCAGCCACGGCTTCACGCGCCTGCAGTGGTCGCTGGTCGCCGTCGTGTTCTTCCTTCTGACGCTCTGGGCGCTGAGCGTCGCGCTGCGCACCATCGACGTCGGTATCGGCTACGCCGTCTGGGCAGGAATCGGGGCGGCCGGTGCGGCGCTGCTGGGTCCCATCTTCTTCGACGAGACCCTCACCCCGGTCAAGGCCCTGTGGTTGGCCATCATCATCGCCGGAGTGGTCTGGCTCAAGCTCGCCGACAGGCCTGAGAACAGCCGGGAGCCTTCGGCCGGGCCGCAGGACGCCCAGGGCATCCTCGCCGGCAAGCAGAAGACCCACGGCGCGCAACTCTGA
- a CDS encoding DMT family transporter yields the protein MQWVYLAIATIFEITVAIAAGKAEGFKNRKWTIATLLSGAIATYFLSQALLTFDVGVGYAIWTSVAGVGITLLGVLLFGQRLTWRKAVGIAVIIIGVVGLQLSGVA from the coding sequence ATGCAGTGGGTCTACCTCGCCATCGCGACCATCTTCGAGATCACCGTCGCCATCGCGGCCGGAAAGGCCGAAGGCTTCAAGAACCGCAAGTGGACCATCGCGACCCTGCTCAGCGGTGCCATCGCGACCTATTTCCTCAGCCAGGCTCTGCTGACCTTCGACGTGGGCGTCGGCTACGCCATCTGGACGTCCGTCGCCGGTGTCGGCATCACCCTGCTCGGCGTGCTGCTCTTCGGCCAGCGCCTGACCTGGCGCAAGGCGGTGGGCATCGCCGTCATCATCATCGGGGTCGTCGGCCTCCAGCTCAGTGGTGTCGCCTAG